The proteins below come from a single Salvelinus fontinalis isolate EN_2023a chromosome 1, ASM2944872v1, whole genome shotgun sequence genomic window:
- the LOC129859962 gene encoding E3 SUMO-protein ligase ZNF451-like isoform X3 → MSSPIGANDEDEVEFVSEAPLRPVLECIDLLSDGEDDGSLPTAETIEDEIERQKAQVTSTLDRLARQVAVAKKERAEKCEAFKEKQISQKAHGRQELAFSPNGNAYDAKRCVDMWLKMPGVNTGASWRRRQVPFPTGSSSTHTCPVINCGRVYDNVPLLEGHLKRFDHSPCDPTIYLKGSPTELFACVACGLNFETKEAWKVHQQSKLSSPDEDHDHTQTCQPIVCFACPACYLLFYIRDECLQHMSAKNHFSQSIIMSETKGTALPVPFPRYAKNRLIALCKEVSFSVRCTTCQKGLNSHMEAQAHFNVQCRQGAARAEAEKTVVQVMKQLQVLGQCAVCCKLFLHQGDVERHKELSQHNTEVNCTMEKAILHYSNFYEIQHAKRAAATSRPKQSKGPVTPSQKRDKERGDSVGSPAKRQRRGGALNGSAGPSRSCLIVAWFCECGQRFSEEAMASKHLFAANQIFHQCGVCGKHMGESSITRLHMSRFHGGAHLSNFLFHCRLCKVDMPRHEDILLHVSEAHSGHTYFRERAVSDEEPAPIPYAKPSTSGRPRPSALTDVRTRTTTPTSPPKQDERWICRMCEDIFNSEQAVHKHCRDVSNHSFQRFTCGHCPQKYFKEATVRRHCVNEHSNQIVMRYFCGLCDSMEYDTEGEFQEHYRGLHSKDYYRMGEPEVDRPTEAENYNSSPLATASERHECLCPCMSSEKDKDERKATFTRCMKRLSSEDECSYVCAPCDVQVSSFAQIKTHVHSQHKALGLENTFDVVCGSCQESHKDVPSFHNHYHSQHCPLEPCLSSRDGGESHTGKAAASSAVKTLVAVEIKPEVNEEEFEDVKHAIAMNLDEVRDDTEAHGDESDEEMKRALALSVEEAREPTDFDIEMEEALKRSLLEY, encoded by the exons ATGTCCTCCCCAATTGGAGCAAATGATGAAGATGAGGTGGAGTTTGTGTCA GAGGCTCCACTCAGACCTGTACTGGAATGTATTGATTTACTGAGTGATGGGGAAGACGATGGAAGTTTACCCACAGCCGAGACA ATTGAAGATGAGATTGAGCGACAGAAAGCTCAGGTCACCTCCACTTTGGACAGATTAGCTCGCCAAGTGGCTGTGGCGAAAAAGGAAAGAGCAGAGAAGTGTGAAGCCTTCAAG GAGAAGCAAATCTCACAAAAGGCTCATGGACGGCAGGAGCTGGCATTTAGTCCCAATGGTAACGCATATGACGCCAAGCGCTGTGTGGATATGTGGTTAAAGATGCCAG GTGTCAATACTGGAGCTAGCTGGAGACGCAGACAGGTCCCCTTTCCCACCGGTAGCTCATCCACACATACCTGTCCAGTGATCAACTGTGGTCGGGTTTATGACAACGTACCTCTCCTAGAAGGTCACTTGAAAAG GTTTGACCACTCTCCTTGTGACCCAACCATCTACCTGAAAGGAAGCCCAACCGAGCTGTTTGCTTGCGTTGCTTGTGGTCTTAATTTTGAAACCAAAGAAGCTTGGAAGGTGCATCAGCAGTCAAAG CTGTCCTCCCCTGATGAAGACCATGACCACACTCAGACCTGCCAGCCGATCGTGTGCTTCGCCTGCCCTGCCTGCTATCTCCTCTTTTACATCAGGGACGAGTGCCTCCAGCATATGTCGGCCAAAAACCACTTCTCTCAGTCCATCATCATGAGTG AAACTAAAGGGACAGCATTGCCAGTTCCCTTCCCACGATATGCAAAGAATCGTCTCATTGCTTTGTGTAAGGAAGTTTCATTCAGCGTGAGATGTACGACATGCCAGAAGGGGCTTAACTCACACATGGAAGCACAGGCCCACTTCAA TGTGCAGTGCAGACAGGGCGCTGCCAGGGCTGAGGCAGAGAAAACAGTGGTGCAGGTCATGAAACAACTACAAGTGCTGGGCCAGTGCGCTGTGTGTTGCAAACTGTTCCTCCACCAAGGTGATGTTGAGAGGCATAAAGAATTGAGTCAGCACAATACTGAGGTCAACTGCACCATGGAAAAGGCAATTCTGCACTACAGCAATTTCTATGAAATCCAACACGCCAAGAGGGCTGCAGCGACGTCACGGCCCAAACAGTCAAAAGGTCCTGTAACCCCCTCTCAGaagagggacaaggagagaggtGATTCTGTTGGATCCCCAGCCAAGCGCCAGAGACGCGGGGGAGCTTTGAATGGCAGCGCTGGGCCCTCAAGGAGTTGCTTGATAGTCGCGTGGTTTTGTGAGTGTGGTCAGCGCTTTTCAGAGGAGGCCATGGCCAGCAAGCACCTTTTCGCTGCCAATCAGATCTTCCATCAATGTGGCGTGTGTGGAAAGCATATGGGAGAGTCGTCCATCACTCGCCTGCACATGAGCCGTTTTCACGGCGGTGCCCACCTCTCAAACTTCCTCTTCCACTGCCGGCTGTGCAAGGTTGACATGCCGCGTCACGAGGACATCCTGTTGCATGTGTCAGAGGCCCACAGTGGACACACTTACTTCAGGGAGAGAGCGGTATCGGACGAGGAGCCTGCTCCCATTCCCTATGCCAAACCCTCCACCAGTGGCAGACCCAGACCAAGCGCCCTCACTGATGTCAGGACTAGAACTACAACTCCCACATCTCCTCCCAAACAGGACGAGAGGTGGATTTGCAGGATGTGTGAGGACATCTTTAACTCGGAGCAAGCTGTGCACAAGCACTGCAGAGATGTGAGCAACCACAGTTTCCAGAGGTTTACCTGTGGCCACTGCCCACAGAAGTACTTCAAGGAGGCCACAGTACGCAGGCACTGTGTGAACGAGCACAGCAACCAAATAGTGATGCGGTACTTCTGCGGGCTCTGTGACAGCATGGAGTATGACACCGAGGGGGAGTTCCAAGAGCACTATAGGGGCCTTCACAGTAAGGACTACTACCGCATGGGTGAGCCTGAGGTTGATAGACCCACTGAGGCCGAAAACTACAACTCCAGTCCATtggcaacagccagtgaaaggcATGAATGTCTGTGTCCATGCATGTCATCAGAAAAGGACAAAGATGAAAGGAAGGCTACCTTCACACGATGCATGAAGCGGCTATCCAGTGAAGACGAATGCAGCTACGTGTGTGCACCATGCGACGTCCAGGTGTCCTCCTTTGCCCAGATAAAGACTCATGTCCACTCTCAACACAAAGCCTTGGGGCTAGAGAATACCTTTGACGTGGTGTGTGGATCCTGTCAGGAGAGTCATAAGGATGTTCCCAGTTTCCATAACCACTACCACTCCCAGCACTGCCCTCTGGAGCCTTGCTTGAGCTCCAGGGATGGAGGTGAGAGTCATACGGGGAAGGCAGCAGCTTCCTCTGCTGTCAAGACACTGGTTGCTGTGGAGATCAAACCAGAAGTGAATG agGAGGAGTTTGAAGATGTGAAACATGCCATTGCTATGAACTTGGATGAGGTCAGAGATGACACTGAAGCTCATGGAG ATGAATCTGATGAGGAGATGAAGCGTGCCTTGGCTTTAAGTGTGGAAGAAGCAAGAGAGCCAACTGACTTTGATATTG AGATGGAGGAAGCGCTCAAAAGAAGCCTTCTGGAATACTGA
- the LOC129859962 gene encoding E3 SUMO-protein ligase ZNF451-like isoform X1, producing MRLQPRREPFIRTPYPRNTRRRSTIPFARKRNFIKSMSSPIGANDEDEVEFVSEAPLRPVLECIDLLSDGEDDGSLPTAETIEDEIERQKAQVTSTLDRLARQVAVAKKERAEKCEAFKEKQISQKAHGRQELAFSPNGNAYDAKRCVDMWLKMPGVNTGASWRRRQVPFPTGSSSTHTCPVINCGRVYDNVPLLEGHLKRFDHSPCDPTIYLKGSPTELFACVACGLNFETKEAWKVHQQSKLSSPDEDHDHTQTCQPIVCFACPACYLLFYIRDECLQHMSAKNHFSQSIIMSETKGTALPVPFPRYAKNRLIALCKEVSFSVRCTTCQKGLNSHMEAQAHFNVQCRQGAARAEAEKTVVQVMKQLQVLGQCAVCCKLFLHQGDVERHKELSQHNTEVNCTMEKAILHYSNFYEIQHAKRAAATSRPKQSKGPVTPSQKRDKERGDSVGSPAKRQRRGGALNGSAGPSRSCLIVAWFCECGQRFSEEAMASKHLFAANQIFHQCGVCGKHMGESSITRLHMSRFHGGAHLSNFLFHCRLCKVDMPRHEDILLHVSEAHSGHTYFRERAVSDEEPAPIPYAKPSTSGRPRPSALTDVRTRTTTPTSPPKQDERWICRMCEDIFNSEQAVHKHCRDVSNHSFQRFTCGHCPQKYFKEATVRRHCVNEHSNQIVMRYFCGLCDSMEYDTEGEFQEHYRGLHSKDYYRMGEPEVDRPTEAENYNSSPLATASERHECLCPCMSSEKDKDERKATFTRCMKRLSSEDECSYVCAPCDVQVSSFAQIKTHVHSQHKALGLENTFDVVCGSCQESHKDVPSFHNHYHSQHCPLEPCLSSRDGGESHTGKAAASSAVKTLVAVEIKPEVNEEEFEDVKHAIAMNLDEVRDDTEAHGDESDEEMKRALALSVEEAREPTDFDIEMEEALKRSLLEY from the exons ATGCGGCTGCAGCCCCGCCGTGAGCCTTTCATTAGAACTCCATATCCCAGGAACACCCGCAGGAGATCAACAATCCCGTTTGCGCGAAAACGCAATTTT ATAAAATCAATGTCCTCCCCAATTGGAGCAAATGATGAAGATGAGGTGGAGTTTGTGTCA GAGGCTCCACTCAGACCTGTACTGGAATGTATTGATTTACTGAGTGATGGGGAAGACGATGGAAGTTTACCCACAGCCGAGACA ATTGAAGATGAGATTGAGCGACAGAAAGCTCAGGTCACCTCCACTTTGGACAGATTAGCTCGCCAAGTGGCTGTGGCGAAAAAGGAAAGAGCAGAGAAGTGTGAAGCCTTCAAG GAGAAGCAAATCTCACAAAAGGCTCATGGACGGCAGGAGCTGGCATTTAGTCCCAATGGTAACGCATATGACGCCAAGCGCTGTGTGGATATGTGGTTAAAGATGCCAG GTGTCAATACTGGAGCTAGCTGGAGACGCAGACAGGTCCCCTTTCCCACCGGTAGCTCATCCACACATACCTGTCCAGTGATCAACTGTGGTCGGGTTTATGACAACGTACCTCTCCTAGAAGGTCACTTGAAAAG GTTTGACCACTCTCCTTGTGACCCAACCATCTACCTGAAAGGAAGCCCAACCGAGCTGTTTGCTTGCGTTGCTTGTGGTCTTAATTTTGAAACCAAAGAAGCTTGGAAGGTGCATCAGCAGTCAAAG CTGTCCTCCCCTGATGAAGACCATGACCACACTCAGACCTGCCAGCCGATCGTGTGCTTCGCCTGCCCTGCCTGCTATCTCCTCTTTTACATCAGGGACGAGTGCCTCCAGCATATGTCGGCCAAAAACCACTTCTCTCAGTCCATCATCATGAGTG AAACTAAAGGGACAGCATTGCCAGTTCCCTTCCCACGATATGCAAAGAATCGTCTCATTGCTTTGTGTAAGGAAGTTTCATTCAGCGTGAGATGTACGACATGCCAGAAGGGGCTTAACTCACACATGGAAGCACAGGCCCACTTCAA TGTGCAGTGCAGACAGGGCGCTGCCAGGGCTGAGGCAGAGAAAACAGTGGTGCAGGTCATGAAACAACTACAAGTGCTGGGCCAGTGCGCTGTGTGTTGCAAACTGTTCCTCCACCAAGGTGATGTTGAGAGGCATAAAGAATTGAGTCAGCACAATACTGAGGTCAACTGCACCATGGAAAAGGCAATTCTGCACTACAGCAATTTCTATGAAATCCAACACGCCAAGAGGGCTGCAGCGACGTCACGGCCCAAACAGTCAAAAGGTCCTGTAACCCCCTCTCAGaagagggacaaggagagaggtGATTCTGTTGGATCCCCAGCCAAGCGCCAGAGACGCGGGGGAGCTTTGAATGGCAGCGCTGGGCCCTCAAGGAGTTGCTTGATAGTCGCGTGGTTTTGTGAGTGTGGTCAGCGCTTTTCAGAGGAGGCCATGGCCAGCAAGCACCTTTTCGCTGCCAATCAGATCTTCCATCAATGTGGCGTGTGTGGAAAGCATATGGGAGAGTCGTCCATCACTCGCCTGCACATGAGCCGTTTTCACGGCGGTGCCCACCTCTCAAACTTCCTCTTCCACTGCCGGCTGTGCAAGGTTGACATGCCGCGTCACGAGGACATCCTGTTGCATGTGTCAGAGGCCCACAGTGGACACACTTACTTCAGGGAGAGAGCGGTATCGGACGAGGAGCCTGCTCCCATTCCCTATGCCAAACCCTCCACCAGTGGCAGACCCAGACCAAGCGCCCTCACTGATGTCAGGACTAGAACTACAACTCCCACATCTCCTCCCAAACAGGACGAGAGGTGGATTTGCAGGATGTGTGAGGACATCTTTAACTCGGAGCAAGCTGTGCACAAGCACTGCAGAGATGTGAGCAACCACAGTTTCCAGAGGTTTACCTGTGGCCACTGCCCACAGAAGTACTTCAAGGAGGCCACAGTACGCAGGCACTGTGTGAACGAGCACAGCAACCAAATAGTGATGCGGTACTTCTGCGGGCTCTGTGACAGCATGGAGTATGACACCGAGGGGGAGTTCCAAGAGCACTATAGGGGCCTTCACAGTAAGGACTACTACCGCATGGGTGAGCCTGAGGTTGATAGACCCACTGAGGCCGAAAACTACAACTCCAGTCCATtggcaacagccagtgaaaggcATGAATGTCTGTGTCCATGCATGTCATCAGAAAAGGACAAAGATGAAAGGAAGGCTACCTTCACACGATGCATGAAGCGGCTATCCAGTGAAGACGAATGCAGCTACGTGTGTGCACCATGCGACGTCCAGGTGTCCTCCTTTGCCCAGATAAAGACTCATGTCCACTCTCAACACAAAGCCTTGGGGCTAGAGAATACCTTTGACGTGGTGTGTGGATCCTGTCAGGAGAGTCATAAGGATGTTCCCAGTTTCCATAACCACTACCACTCCCAGCACTGCCCTCTGGAGCCTTGCTTGAGCTCCAGGGATGGAGGTGAGAGTCATACGGGGAAGGCAGCAGCTTCCTCTGCTGTCAAGACACTGGTTGCTGTGGAGATCAAACCAGAAGTGAATG agGAGGAGTTTGAAGATGTGAAACATGCCATTGCTATGAACTTGGATGAGGTCAGAGATGACACTGAAGCTCATGGAG ATGAATCTGATGAGGAGATGAAGCGTGCCTTGGCTTTAAGTGTGGAAGAAGCAAGAGAGCCAACTGACTTTGATATTG AGATGGAGGAAGCGCTCAAAAGAAGCCTTCTGGAATACTGA
- the LOC129859962 gene encoding E3 SUMO-protein ligase ZNF451-like isoform X2, translated as MRLQPRREPFIRTPYPRNTRRRSTIPFARKRNFIKSMSSPIGANDEDEVEFVSEAPLRPVLECIDLLSDGEDDGSLPTAETIEDEIERQKAQVTSTLDRLARQVAVAKKERAEKCEAFKEKQISQKAHGRQELAFSPNGNAYDAKRCVDMWLKMPGVNTGASWRRRQVPFPTGSSSTHTCPVINCGRVYDNVPLLEGHLKRFDHSPCDPTIYLKGSPTELFACVACGLNFETKEAWKVHQQSKLSSPDEDHDHTQTCQPIVCFACPACYLLFYIRDECLQHMSAKNHFSQSIIMSETKGTALPVPFPRYAKNRLIALCKEVSFSVRCTTCQKGLNSHMEAQAHFNVQCRQGAARAEAEKTVVQVMKQLQVLGQCAVCCKLFLHQGDVERHKELSQHNTEVNCTMEKAILHYSNFYEIQHAKRAAATSRPKQSKGPVTPSQKRDKERGDSVGSPAKRQRRGGALNGSAGPSRSCLIVAWFCECGQRFSEEAMASKHLFAANQIFHQCGVCGKHMGESSITRLHMSRFHGGAHLSNFLFHCRLCKVDMPRHEDILLHVSEAHSGHTYFRERAVSDEEPAPIPYAKPSTSGRPRPSALTDVRTRTTTPTSPPKQDERWICRMCEDIFNSEQAVHKHCRDVSNHSFQRFTCGHCPQKYFKEATVRRHCVNEHSNQIVMRYFCGLCDSMEYDTEGEFQEHYRGLHSKDYYRMGEPEVDRPTEAENYNSSPLATASERHECLCPCMSSEKDKDERKATFTRCMKRLSSEDECSYVCAPCDVQVSSFAQIKTHVHSQHKALGLENTFDVVCGSCQESHKDVPSFHNHYHSQHCPLEPCLSSRDGGESHTGKAAASSAVKTLVAVEIKPEVNEEEFEDVKHAIAMNLDEVRDDTEAHGDESDEEMKRALALSVEEAREPTDFDIALHA; from the exons ATGCGGCTGCAGCCCCGCCGTGAGCCTTTCATTAGAACTCCATATCCCAGGAACACCCGCAGGAGATCAACAATCCCGTTTGCGCGAAAACGCAATTTT ATAAAATCAATGTCCTCCCCAATTGGAGCAAATGATGAAGATGAGGTGGAGTTTGTGTCA GAGGCTCCACTCAGACCTGTACTGGAATGTATTGATTTACTGAGTGATGGGGAAGACGATGGAAGTTTACCCACAGCCGAGACA ATTGAAGATGAGATTGAGCGACAGAAAGCTCAGGTCACCTCCACTTTGGACAGATTAGCTCGCCAAGTGGCTGTGGCGAAAAAGGAAAGAGCAGAGAAGTGTGAAGCCTTCAAG GAGAAGCAAATCTCACAAAAGGCTCATGGACGGCAGGAGCTGGCATTTAGTCCCAATGGTAACGCATATGACGCCAAGCGCTGTGTGGATATGTGGTTAAAGATGCCAG GTGTCAATACTGGAGCTAGCTGGAGACGCAGACAGGTCCCCTTTCCCACCGGTAGCTCATCCACACATACCTGTCCAGTGATCAACTGTGGTCGGGTTTATGACAACGTACCTCTCCTAGAAGGTCACTTGAAAAG GTTTGACCACTCTCCTTGTGACCCAACCATCTACCTGAAAGGAAGCCCAACCGAGCTGTTTGCTTGCGTTGCTTGTGGTCTTAATTTTGAAACCAAAGAAGCTTGGAAGGTGCATCAGCAGTCAAAG CTGTCCTCCCCTGATGAAGACCATGACCACACTCAGACCTGCCAGCCGATCGTGTGCTTCGCCTGCCCTGCCTGCTATCTCCTCTTTTACATCAGGGACGAGTGCCTCCAGCATATGTCGGCCAAAAACCACTTCTCTCAGTCCATCATCATGAGTG AAACTAAAGGGACAGCATTGCCAGTTCCCTTCCCACGATATGCAAAGAATCGTCTCATTGCTTTGTGTAAGGAAGTTTCATTCAGCGTGAGATGTACGACATGCCAGAAGGGGCTTAACTCACACATGGAAGCACAGGCCCACTTCAA TGTGCAGTGCAGACAGGGCGCTGCCAGGGCTGAGGCAGAGAAAACAGTGGTGCAGGTCATGAAACAACTACAAGTGCTGGGCCAGTGCGCTGTGTGTTGCAAACTGTTCCTCCACCAAGGTGATGTTGAGAGGCATAAAGAATTGAGTCAGCACAATACTGAGGTCAACTGCACCATGGAAAAGGCAATTCTGCACTACAGCAATTTCTATGAAATCCAACACGCCAAGAGGGCTGCAGCGACGTCACGGCCCAAACAGTCAAAAGGTCCTGTAACCCCCTCTCAGaagagggacaaggagagaggtGATTCTGTTGGATCCCCAGCCAAGCGCCAGAGACGCGGGGGAGCTTTGAATGGCAGCGCTGGGCCCTCAAGGAGTTGCTTGATAGTCGCGTGGTTTTGTGAGTGTGGTCAGCGCTTTTCAGAGGAGGCCATGGCCAGCAAGCACCTTTTCGCTGCCAATCAGATCTTCCATCAATGTGGCGTGTGTGGAAAGCATATGGGAGAGTCGTCCATCACTCGCCTGCACATGAGCCGTTTTCACGGCGGTGCCCACCTCTCAAACTTCCTCTTCCACTGCCGGCTGTGCAAGGTTGACATGCCGCGTCACGAGGACATCCTGTTGCATGTGTCAGAGGCCCACAGTGGACACACTTACTTCAGGGAGAGAGCGGTATCGGACGAGGAGCCTGCTCCCATTCCCTATGCCAAACCCTCCACCAGTGGCAGACCCAGACCAAGCGCCCTCACTGATGTCAGGACTAGAACTACAACTCCCACATCTCCTCCCAAACAGGACGAGAGGTGGATTTGCAGGATGTGTGAGGACATCTTTAACTCGGAGCAAGCTGTGCACAAGCACTGCAGAGATGTGAGCAACCACAGTTTCCAGAGGTTTACCTGTGGCCACTGCCCACAGAAGTACTTCAAGGAGGCCACAGTACGCAGGCACTGTGTGAACGAGCACAGCAACCAAATAGTGATGCGGTACTTCTGCGGGCTCTGTGACAGCATGGAGTATGACACCGAGGGGGAGTTCCAAGAGCACTATAGGGGCCTTCACAGTAAGGACTACTACCGCATGGGTGAGCCTGAGGTTGATAGACCCACTGAGGCCGAAAACTACAACTCCAGTCCATtggcaacagccagtgaaaggcATGAATGTCTGTGTCCATGCATGTCATCAGAAAAGGACAAAGATGAAAGGAAGGCTACCTTCACACGATGCATGAAGCGGCTATCCAGTGAAGACGAATGCAGCTACGTGTGTGCACCATGCGACGTCCAGGTGTCCTCCTTTGCCCAGATAAAGACTCATGTCCACTCTCAACACAAAGCCTTGGGGCTAGAGAATACCTTTGACGTGGTGTGTGGATCCTGTCAGGAGAGTCATAAGGATGTTCCCAGTTTCCATAACCACTACCACTCCCAGCACTGCCCTCTGGAGCCTTGCTTGAGCTCCAGGGATGGAGGTGAGAGTCATACGGGGAAGGCAGCAGCTTCCTCTGCTGTCAAGACACTGGTTGCTGTGGAGATCAAACCAGAAGTGAATG agGAGGAGTTTGAAGATGTGAAACATGCCATTGCTATGAACTTGGATGAGGTCAGAGATGACACTGAAGCTCATGGAG ATGAATCTGATGAGGAGATGAAGCGTGCCTTGGCTTTAAGTGTGGAAGAAGCAAGAGAGCCAACTGACTTTGATATTG CATTACATGCTTGA
- the LOC129859879 gene encoding BAG family molecular chaperone regulator 2-like: protein MAQAKIHHAKMTEAAKGKFSRSMSMADRSGQLLQSLDQLEIRVEALREAATSMEQERECLLDLIQSIKNSEEMRSICDGEREELSLTANRLLGRTLTVEISVETIRNSTQEDALHKATSLIDEIAAKLLDDMDGARKRLMALHAACVTEAPPVPIDTKFQTIVITCALEDQKKIKRRLETLIRNVDNAEKNIKIMDHRKMDDLNSANGK, encoded by the exons ATGGCTCAAGCGAAAATCCACCACGCTAAAATGACTGAAGCCGCTAAAGGCAAATTCAGCAGATCAATGTCTATGGCAGATCGCTCTGGACAATTACTTCAAAGTTTGGACCAGCTGGAAATAAG GGTGGAGGCTTTACGTGAAGCCGCAACTTCGAtggaacaggagagagagtgCTTACTGGATTTGATACAATCCATAAAGAACAGTGAAGAAATGCGCAGCATTTGTGACG GAGAGCGAGAGGAACTATCTTTAACTGCTAATCGTCTTCTGGGTAGGACGCTAACAGTTGAAATCTCAGTGGAAACCATAAGGAACTCCACACAGGAGGATGCGTTACACAAAGCTACCTCTTTGATTGATGAGATTGCAGCAAAGTTGCTTGACGACATGGATGGTGCCAGAAAGCGCCTGATGGCACTGCACGCTGCCTGTGTGACCGAAGCACCACCTGTTCCTATCGATACAAAATTCCAGACGATCGTCATCACCTGCGCCTTGGAAGATCAGAAGAAAATCAAGAGGCGGCTTGAAACTCTGATAAGAAATGTGGATAATGCTGAGAAGAATATAAAGATAATGGATCATCGGAAAATGGATGACTTAAACAGTGCCAATGGCAAATGA